CTCTGTCTCAGTACCTTGGTCGGCGGATTGACACTTGATGGCTACACTGGGATGGATTGCTCCGGCAGTGGTTCATCGAAGAAGGTTCTGGCGCGGACCAGCAATGCGAACGGCGAGGTTTCGGTTATGGTGAATTCCGGAACCGTTCCGACGCCTGTGCGAGTCAGTGCCACGTTGGCCGGTAAGTCGATTTCGACGGTTTCAAGCAACCTTGCTGTTGCCGTCGGTCTTCCCTCTCAACTAAATTTCTCGTTGTCCCAGGGTACGCGAAATATCGAGGGGATGAATATTGATGGGACTGCGAATACCTATTCGATCATTGCCTCCGATCGCATGGGTAATCCAGTTCCCGTAGGAACGACCATCAGTTTCGTGGCTGAAGGTGGTCAGGTGGAAGCGTCGAAGCAGATCGTGCTCACTAGCGGCTTGGCGCGCGCATCAGCCAACTTCATCTCTGCTGACCCCCGCCCCCGTGATGGGCGAGTGACTGTCTTGGCTTATGCCCTTGGAGAGGAGTCTTTCCTAGACCTCAATGGGAATAATATTTACGATTCCGGAGAGGACTTTCTGGATCTTGGCGACATTTTTGTAGATCGAGCCTTCAATGGCTATTGGGACGGCGCCGAGGATCAGTATGTCTCGTTGTCGATTACCGGGGCCAGTGCGTGCAGGGCTGCGGCCAACTCAGTTCTCTTGGGCGGCGCCAATGAGGCTTGGGCACCGTCGCGTCCGTCCACATGTAATGGGGTCTGGGGTCGGGCATACGTTCGCAAGGCTATCGAAACTGTGCTTTCAACGTCTGCGGCGCGACCGGTCTGGAATTCAAGGCCTGCAGGCAGCACGACTGCGTCGCCGATCACCCTCCAGAATGCTCCGGTTCCATATCCGGTGGGGAGTTCGGTCATCCCGAGCGCTTCTTACTATCCTCTGGCTGGGGCGTCGCTTGCTTGCATGTCCAAGGAAGGGACAGTTTCCTTCCTTGCAGCCGATGCAAACACGTTCGGGGCGCCATCATCAATTTTGGGCCGTCTCAACCCGATGGCGGCGGGTACGATAATCGAGGCTTCGACACCCAGTGAAGGGCTTACTGTTTCTGTGATAGGCGGATCACCGGTGCCTAGCACCACAGAAGCAAGTGGCGCTGCTTTTTCGTACAAGTTTGACGATACTCACAATAGTGGCATAGTCGTACTGAAGTTCAAGTCCCCCTCTGGTCTGGCGACGACCATAACTTTATCGATTAGCCAACTTGGGTCGTGCAGTTGATGTTCGTGGCCTGACTTCTTGAAAACCATTTCTCTTGTTGCCATGCCCGGCGCCGGCAAATCCACGGCGGGCAAGCACCTTGCGCAGGCGCTGGGGGTGGCCTTCGTCGATGCTGACCACGAGATCGAGCGCCGCATCGGCGGGTCGATCCGGTCCTTCTTCGAAACCGAGGGCGAAGTCGCCTTCCGTGATGTGGAGGAGCAGGTCATTTCCGACCTGGCGCAGCGGCCGGGCCAGGTGCTGGCCACTGGCGGTGGCGCGGTGCTGCGGCCGGCCAACCGGCAGGCGCTGCGCGAACACACCACGGTGATCTACCTGCGCGCCACGCCGGAGGAGCTGTTCCGCCGGCTGCGGCACGACACCCAGCGCCCGTTGCTGCAGGTGGCCGACCCGCTGCGCCGGCTGCGCGATCTCTACCGTGACCGTGACCCGCTCTACCGCGAGGTGGCGCAGTTCATCATCGAAACCGGCCGGCCCTCGGTCGCGACGATGGTGAACATGATCCTGATGCAGCTGGAACTGGCCGGCCTGGTCGACCCGGCGCAGGTGCCTGCGACCGTGGGTGTGCGACTGCCGCGCTGATCGCCCCCGCGTGATCGCCCCCGCGGAGGGCGCCGCTACACTCGCAGGCATGTCGACCGCCTCCTCTGCCCCCCCGGTTTCACCCCTGTCAGTCACCGCAGCGCAGCCCGCTGGCAACCTGCGCCGCACCGTCCCGGTGTCGCTGGGCGAGCGCAGCTACGACATCGTCATTGGCTGCGGACTGCTCGACGATCCCACCAGCTGGGCCGGGCTGCCCAGGTCGGCGACGGCGCTGATCGTCAGCAACGTCACCGTCGCGCCGCTGTATGCCGATCGCCTGGCCGCCGCGCTGGCGCCGCTGCACCGCCGTGTCCTGCGACTGGAGTTGCCCGATGGCGAGGCGCACAAGAATGCCGCCGTGCTGGAGCGCATCTACGACCGCCTGCTCGGCGACGCCTGTGACCGCCGGACGGTGCTCTACGCGCTGGGTGGCGGCGTGGTGGGCGACATGACCGGCTTTGCCGCGGCCTGCTACATGCGCGGCGTGCCCTTCGTGCAGGTGCCGACCACGCTGCTGGCCCAGGTGGACTCGTCGGTGGGCGGCAAGACCGCGATCAACCACCCGCTGGGCAAGAACATGATCGGCGCGTTCTACCAGCCCGCGCGGGTGATCTGCGACCTGGACACGCTCGATACCCTGGCGCCGCGCGAACTGAGCGCCGGCCTGGCCGAGGTGATCAAGTACGGGCCGATCGCCGACGCCGGCTTCCTCGACTGGATCGAGGCCAACCTGGCGGCCCTGATGCGCCGCGACAAGGCGGCGCTGGCCCACGCGGTGCAGCGCTCCTGCGAGATCAAGGCGCAGGTGGTCGGCTGCGACGAGCGTGAGAGCGGGCTGCGCGCGATCCTGAACTTCGGCCATACCTTTGGCCACGCCATCGAGGCCGGCCTGGGCTACGGCGAGTGGCTGCACGGCGAGGCGGTGGGCTGCGGCATGGTGATGGCCGCCGACCTGTCGGCCCGCCTGGGCCTGATGCCGGCAGACTTCGTCGCGCGCCTGAAGCGGGTCTGCGAGCGCGCCGGCCTGCCGGTGCGTGCGCCTGCGCTCGGTGCCGAACGCTGGCTGGCGCTGATGGGGCTGGACAAGAAGGCCGAAGGCGGCGAGATCCGCTTCGTCGTCATCGACCGCCTGGGCAGCGCACGCATGCAGGCGGCGCCCGAGTCGATCGTGCGCGAGGTCATCGCGGCGCACGGCGGCGCCTGAACGTGGCGACGCGCGCGTGCCCTCCGCTGGCAGTGCCGCCCGCGACGCCGCTGGGCGCCGAGCTGGCGCCCTATGCCAGCGACCCGGCGCGCAGCCGCGGCCGGCGCCACCCCGAGCTGCCGGCGCCGACGCGCAACCCCTACCAGCGCGACCGCGACCGCATCGTCCACAGCACGGCGTTCCGACGGCTGGTCTACAAGACGCAGGTCTTCCTCAACCACGAGGGCGACCTCTTCCGCACCCGGCTGACCCACACACTGGAGGTGGCCCAGCTGGGCCGCTCGATCGCCCGCTCGCTCGGGCTGCACGAGGACTTGGTCGAGGCCATCGCGCTCGCGCACGACCTGGGCCACACCCCCTTCG
The Sphaerotilus microaerophilus DNA segment above includes these coding regions:
- a CDS encoding shikimate kinase; this translates as MPGAGKSTAGKHLAQALGVAFVDADHEIERRIGGSIRSFFETEGEVAFRDVEEQVISDLAQRPGQVLATGGGAVLRPANRQALREHTTVIYLRATPEELFRRLRHDTQRPLLQVADPLRRLRDLYRDRDPLYREVAQFIIETGRPSVATMVNMILMQLELAGLVDPAQVPATVGVRLPR
- the aroB gene encoding 3-dehydroquinate synthase, yielding MSTASSAPPVSPLSVTAAQPAGNLRRTVPVSLGERSYDIVIGCGLLDDPTSWAGLPRSATALIVSNVTVAPLYADRLAAALAPLHRRVLRLELPDGEAHKNAAVLERIYDRLLGDACDRRTVLYALGGGVVGDMTGFAAACYMRGVPFVQVPTTLLAQVDSSVGGKTAINHPLGKNMIGAFYQPARVICDLDTLDTLAPRELSAGLAEVIKYGPIADAGFLDWIEANLAALMRRDKAALAHAVQRSCEIKAQVVGCDERESGLRAILNFGHTFGHAIEAGLGYGEWLHGEAVGCGMVMAADLSARLGLMPADFVARLKRVCERAGLPVRAPALGAERWLALMGLDKKAEGGEIRFVVIDRLGSARMQAAPESIVREVIAAHGGA